The Synechococcus sp. MVIR-18-1 region GGGTGGGGTCTGCCGTCAGCTGGCAAGGCTGTCGTGATTCAAGGCCATGATCGCGTCCATGACAGCTTGCGCTTTGCCTTGAGGGAGCTCGACGCTTTTAGCGAGCTCGTCGAGAAACGTTTGTTCCTCAGTGGTCACAGTCCTATCAGCGTGAACCAGCTGCACGGCCACAGCAAGAGCTGTTTCCTTTTGGGATTCTTTGAGTTGGGGTAGGGCATCTTTGATCAATTGACTTGATCCTTTCTCGCGAAGGCGTTTGAGTAGTTGGTCAAACAACATTGCCATCTCA contains the following coding sequences:
- a CDS encoding tellurite resistance TerB family protein gives rise to the protein MTESEAFAAIALATVACDGVLGKDEAHALRLQLEYRTPYKDRSESEMAMLFDQLLKRLREKGSSQLIKDALPQLKESQKETALAVAVQLVHADRTVTTEEQTFLDELAKSVELPQGKAQAVMDAIMALNHDSLAS